A stretch of DNA from Tribolium castaneum strain GA2 chromosome 7, icTriCast1.1, whole genome shotgun sequence:
TACGCAGACGACGTTCAGGACGCCGGTGGAGAGTTACAATCATAAGCATTTTATGACTTCGGCGCCGGTTTTTCCAAAGAAGGTGTTCCAGTCATCGCCGGCGATTGCTGTTGCTCAGGATTATGATTTGCAAATTCAGAGCAATAATATTGCGCCCATTCAAACTATTAAGCAGATTGGGGAGAAGGGACCCATACATACCATCCCAGCACCCAATTTAAGTCTGGCTGATAAGCCCAAAGTGGTGGAAGAGGTCAAACAACACGTGCAGagacaacaacaacaactagGGATGGAGGAGGTTTGTAAAATTACAATTCCCTCAAAAAAAAGTCAATctcaaagtgttttttttttaatttatattaaaaaaaaactagtgtATTTATGAGGAAACttaaatttattcagaatatataatatataaaatattatatattatatattatatattatatattatatattatatattatatattatatattatatattatatattatatattatatattatgaGAGTATATTTTTCTTCAGTTGAGTATCTAGTTTGAGGATTCAAAGCATCGGTATGGCTTAAAATATAAGCTCGGCTTAAGTGTTTCAAATTGAAACAGAAGAATAACGCAGAACatcaaaaagttaatttacttttgctgtcaatgatattaaaattacaatttcctcaaagaaaaaattcaatctcaaagtgttttttttaatttaatttatattaaaaaagacTACTGTTTTTATGAGTTAACataaatttattcagaatatataaaatattatatattatataatatattattatataatttaaaaaagtatttttttaattattatattattatatattatattatatattattatatattatatgtTATGAGAGTATATTTTTCTTCAGTTGAGTACCTATTTTGAGCATTCAAAGCATCGGTATGGCTTAAAATATAAGCTCAGCTTAAGTGTTTCAAATTGAAACAAAAGAATAACGCAGAAGaccaaaaagttaatttacttttgctgtcaatgatattaaaattacaattttctcaaagaaaaaattcaatttcaaagtgttttttttatttaatttatattaaaaaagacTACTGTTTTTAtgagtaaacaaaaatttattcagaatatataatatattatttattattattattattattattattattattatataatttaaaaaagtaattttttaattattatattattatatattatatattatgaGAGTATATTTTTCTTCAGTTGAGTACCTATTTTGAGCATTCAAAGCATCGGTATGGCTTAAAATATAAGCTCGGCTTAAGTGTTTCAAATTGAAACAGAAGAATAACGCAGAGAaccaaaaagttaatttacttttgctgtcaatgatattaaaattattatatttacctttaaatttttactaaaatattctttagtatacagggtgtatcagaaatacgtgtgttaattttgacAGGTAAGAGAgctcaacaaaaaaaaatttttatttgtaatttttcaataaaagttttaacaatttatttaaattttaaaaaagataagaTATTAAAACGTGTAATGACtctatagattttttaaaaaattctagaaaaattgaacataaaaCAAATTGAATATAATAATGCCCGAAACTTTAAGGTATCCAAAGTATTGGAGTGTCCGATCTAGAGTAGTCGAAGTtacactgtatttttttagttcacTGCAATTAAGAGGATGGAATatataaaagtaaattaatacgtaaattaactattgttttagtagttgaaaagtgaaattttcttcTAACAATAGCATTGATAATGTTGTGCTCAGgccacaattatttattatttattactggaaaataataaaatgttatactaaaaaataaatttttttaaatggataGCCAAAATAGAAGacccaattttatttattttaaccaaaacTATACCGTTTTTTGaggaaaataaatataaatataaatataaatataaatataaatataaatataaatataaatataaatataaatataaatataaatataaatataaatataaatataaatataaatataaatataaatataaatataaatataaatataaatataaatataaatataaatataaatattaatattaataaacaaataatccGTAAATACAATTAAACGACTAATGCATCTTGAAGCATGAAATTTCCTCTTTAAAGTGATGAAAGTCCTATTTTTCTGAGATTCTTGGCTTTTGAGTGAAGACCAATGAATCATCAGTGAGTATATCAAGTATTTGAAAGCTTATTACAACGCctaattatatatattatatattattacaacgcctaatattttagaaacatcttcacaaaaaaaaacaaacttatcaacatttataaattaaagtgtgtattttttatatatcgCACGTAGAAAACAAAACTATTTTGCACATTTACAATAAGTTTATAGTTTTATACCACTTTATTCATACTTTGATTAATCCAGTTACATTCAGTTTAATAACTTACAgagtaaatgaaaaaatattgtttctattattatgcttttaaataataatgttggCCTTAGAATAACACTAGGAAATTAAATTGGTGAAAGGTCTACgagtttaatatttaaataatctaCACGTATAAGTCTCTAACTTGTTGTCTTAATAGCTATAAAGCCGTATCtgagctttaatttttccaaaacaatgttaacaggcaaaaaaagttatttgaaGTAGAATGACttcaatttgatttaattttgatcaTCTATagccaattaaaaattcttgaagTGCCAAAATGTAGATTAATAGATAATCCTATTATGTAAAGTATATAatagttgtttcaaaactataaaactataaaaaattataaattatttatgcacaagaaaaaataatagctaatataatttaaatatactttcaatgaaaaatttaGCAGAGAATCATATATTTCGTCATCTGCAGATAAACATGAAGCTgtattatttaagttttattaagaATCAAAGGgccatatttatatttatatttatatttatatttatatttatatttatatttatatttatatttatatttatatttatatttatatttatatttatatttatatttatatttatatttatatttatatttatatttatatttatatttatatttatatttatatttatatttatatttatatttttatttatatttaaatttatatttatacttatatttatatttatattctTATGTTTTAagcactaaattaattttatattaactGTTTgcttatgtaaaaaaaatatttataactttttctaatttttggaTCATGCATTACTTTGTTACACAACAGATAAAACACCAAAGACAACCCGAGGCCACCTCGTACGTCCAAGTCCAGAAATCTCACTCGTACCAAGTAACCGAAGCGCCCGAACTTGCCAAACAAACCCTCTTCAAAAACTACTACGAAAACCAAAACCCTTACCAAAACCCCACCGAACTCTACCAACTCCTCAACGCCTACTCCCAAGGCGCCACCATCGCCGTGCCCGTGGTCCAGGACCCGCAGGACTACCTCCAATACTCCTCGCTCTTCCCACAACAGCCCCAAAACTACGTGGAGCAAGTGGCCCCAGAACACGTCGCAATGGACAAAAGCAGCTTCGAAGAAGCCAAAAAAGAGCCCTCGTCCCAAGTCACCGCCACCTACAACCTCGAACCCGATGTCTCCGAGTCCATAATTCAGTCACAATACGTCCAGAATTATTTCGACACCAAACCGAAAAGTAACGTGGAACCTGACGCCAAACCCAGCGAGAAAAATAACACCATCCCGGAGGGTTTCTACGTCAGTCTTCCTAATAAAGAAGCCGCGGAAAAGTTGGCTTCGTTACAAGCCGCGGGAAAATTAAACAGCAACTTGATGCAAATCGGGACACGTGGACAGGAGCCAATCTACGTGCAGGAGGAGAGTCAGGAGGCCGATGAGGACAACTACGATGAGTATCCTCAGGAGGATTTAGCGCAGGAAGAGGCGAATCAGAGCGGGGAGGAGTCCTTCGGACACCGCCTCCAGCCAAAGacgtaattatttattctatttatttatttatttcgtttttttaattgttgtttgcataaataaatattttgttacttacttttggtttttggaGTTGACCTCGATACTTTCTTTCAAACAGTATTTGGGATTAGAAAACAGCAGTGAAAGCTCTTAAGCAAA
This window harbors:
- the LOC103314425 gene encoding uncharacterized protein LOC103314425, with amino-acid sequence MKFSTICLSILLTATLTTCEYPRPKYRGPPPFPKPPPFQQFAKKWQQHPPRPPIRPRPIPVHMPKHHKIQMGAASVNRPVAVPVRNFWKNTQTTFRTPVESYNHKHFMTSAPVFPKKVFQSSPAIAVAQDYDLQIQSNNIAPIQTIKQIGEKGPIHTIPAPNLSLADKPKVVEEVKQHVQRQQQQLGMEEIKHQRQPEATSYVQVQKSHSYQVTEAPELAKQTLFKNYYENQNPYQNPTELYQLLNAYSQGATIAVPVVQDPQDYLQYSSLFPQQPQNYVEQVAPEHVAMDKSSFEEAKKEPSSQVTATYNLEPDVSESIIQSQYVQNYFDTKPKSNVEPDAKPSEKNNTIPEGFYVSLPNKEAAEKLASLQAAGKLNSNLMQIGTRGQEPIYVQEESQEADEDNYDEYPQEDLAQEEANQSGEESFGHRLQPKT